The following are from one region of the Pseudomonas putida genome:
- a CDS encoding HlyD family secretion protein, whose product MRAAVRTLVTLCVVALAVFAGYQLWQYYMLTPWTRDARVRADVVVIAPDVSGWVRELKARDNQRVKAGDLLMTIDRERFQAAFDQASAVTETRTQQLRLREREAARRTALGPEAISAELRENAQINAAIARGELHEAEAQLQVARINLARSEVRAPRSGHITNLRLAEGNYVNTGESMMALVDDSTFYIQAYFEETKLPRIRVGDAVRVWLMGAGEPMQGHVESISRGITDRNSNPDSQLLPEVEPTFNWVRLAQRIPVRIRLDQVPEGVTLSAGMTASVQVHEQ is encoded by the coding sequence ATGCGTGCGGCCGTACGTACCCTGGTCACCTTGTGTGTGGTGGCCCTTGCCGTGTTCGCCGGCTATCAGCTGTGGCAGTACTACATGCTCACCCCCTGGACCCGTGATGCCCGTGTGCGCGCCGATGTGGTGGTGATCGCCCCCGATGTGTCGGGCTGGGTGCGCGAGCTGAAGGCGCGTGACAACCAGCGGGTCAAGGCCGGCGACCTGCTGATGACCATCGACCGCGAACGCTTCCAGGCCGCTTTCGACCAGGCCAGTGCGGTAACCGAGACCCGCACCCAGCAGCTACGTCTGCGCGAGCGTGAGGCGGCCCGGCGTACCGCCCTGGGGCCGGAGGCGATCAGTGCCGAGTTGCGGGAAAACGCCCAGATCAATGCGGCCATCGCCCGCGGTGAACTGCATGAGGCCGAGGCACAGTTGCAGGTTGCCAGAATCAACCTGGCGCGCAGTGAAGTGCGGGCGCCGCGCAGCGGGCATATCACCAACCTGCGCCTGGCCGAGGGCAACTATGTGAACACCGGGGAATCGATGATGGCCCTGGTGGACGATTCAACCTTCTATATCCAGGCCTATTTCGAGGAAACCAAGCTGCCGCGCATTCGCGTGGGGGATGCGGTGAGGGTGTGGTTGATGGGCGCGGGCGAGCCGATGCAAGGGCATGTGGAGAGCATCAGCCGCGGGATCACCGACCGCAACAGCAACCCGGACAGCCAGTTGCTGCCGGAGGTTGAACCGACCTTCAATTGGGTGCGCCTGGCGCAGCGCATACCGGTGAGGATTCGCCTGGACCAGGTGCCTGAGGGGGTGACCCTGAGTGCGGGCATGACGGCGAGTGTGCAGGTGCATGAGCAATAA
- a CDS encoding SDR family oxidoreductase — MTRKIALITGASRGLGRNAAEHLAARGIDVIGTYHSKAEEAHGVATRLEQAGVKAAMLQLDVSDSASFAGFTERLSTTLQQHFGRERFDFLVNNAGIGLNVPYTETSEAQFDQLLNIQLKGPFFLTQRLLPLLVDNGRIVNISTGLARFALPGYSAYAAMKGAMEVLTRYQAKELGPRGIRVNILAPGAIETDFGGGVVRDNHQVNEYIASNTALGRVGLPDDIGAAIALLLEEGNGWINGQRLEVSGGMFL, encoded by the coding sequence ATGACTCGCAAGATTGCCCTGATCACTGGCGCCAGCCGAGGCCTGGGCCGCAACGCTGCCGAACACCTGGCCGCACGCGGCATCGATGTCATCGGCACTTACCACAGCAAGGCGGAGGAAGCCCACGGCGTGGCCACCCGGCTCGAGCAGGCCGGGGTCAAGGCTGCCATGCTGCAACTCGACGTCAGCGATAGCGCCAGCTTTGCCGGTTTTACCGAACGCCTGAGCACAACCCTGCAACAACACTTCGGCCGCGAGCGGTTCGACTTCCTGGTGAACAATGCAGGGATCGGCTTGAACGTGCCCTACACCGAAACCAGCGAGGCGCAGTTTGACCAGTTGCTGAATATCCAGCTGAAAGGGCCATTCTTCCTTACCCAACGCCTGCTGCCGCTACTGGTCGACAATGGCCGCATCGTCAATATTTCCACCGGCCTGGCGCGCTTTGCGCTGCCGGGGTATTCCGCCTACGCCGCGATGAAGGGGGCGATGGAGGTGCTGACCCGCTACCAGGCCAAGGAACTGGGGCCGCGTGGTATTCGCGTGAACATTCTGGCGCCGGGGGCGATCGAGACTGATTTTGGCGGCGGCGTAGTGCGGGATAACCACCAGGTGAATGAGTACATTGCCAGTAATACGGCGCTGGGTCGGGTGGGCTTGCCGGATGATATCGGCGCGGCGATTGCGCTGCTGCTGGAAGAGGGCAATGGGTGGATCAACGGGCAGCGGCTGGAGGTGTCGGGCGGGATGTTCCTTTGA
- a CDS encoding aspartate-semialdehyde dehydrogenase, whose product MLPPIIPLSAAPVTSQLDPVKPTPDIKPVVPTQPASGESAIDLKHQRDPQEQTLLLRDEQRRQQQRRRQSDDERYSAMSGDEVNADNTVPVAPLMGEHVRQGLLVDIEV is encoded by the coding sequence ATGCTGCCGCCGATCATTCCGCTAAGTGCTGCCCCGGTGACCTCGCAACTGGACCCGGTCAAACCGACCCCCGACATCAAGCCGGTGGTGCCGACACAGCCTGCATCCGGTGAAAGTGCCATCGACCTCAAACACCAGCGTGACCCGCAGGAGCAGACGCTGCTGTTGCGCGATGAGCAGCGCCGCCAGCAGCAACGGCGGCGGCAGAGCGATGACGAACGCTACAGTGCGATGTCGGGTGACGAGGTAAACGCCGACAACACCGTACCGGTGGCACCGTTGATGGGCGAGCACGTGCGCCAGGGGCTGCTGGTAGACATCGAAGTCTGA
- the ccoM gene encoding cytochrome c oxidase subunit CcoM, with translation MFFDNVVIAGVVTVGLMVVFFAGLGIFIWKDSNKRKPR, from the coding sequence ATGTTCTTCGACAACGTGGTTATCGCCGGAGTGGTAACGGTCGGGTTGATGGTCGTCTTCTTTGCCGGTCTGGGCATTTTCATCTGGAAGGACTCGAACAAGCGCAAGCCGCGCTGA
- a CDS encoding DUF2025 family protein has protein sequence MAITSQDICNAADQLKGFVGFHRKRGVHIVRFSEDSFGMDVADASITPCSEFVWRHEQGQRMALCRERLTLLLEQHVDDRLNIGEPLRTYLRRRDLPEIVAERSLQPPC, from the coding sequence ATGGCCATCACTTCCCAGGACATCTGCAACGCTGCCGACCAGCTCAAGGGCTTTGTCGGTTTTCATCGCAAGCGCGGTGTGCATATCGTACGTTTTTCCGAAGATTCGTTCGGCATGGACGTGGCCGACGCCAGCATCACGCCCTGCAGCGAGTTTGTCTGGCGGCACGAGCAAGGGCAGCGCATGGCCCTGTGCCGTGAACGGCTGACGCTGTTGCTGGAGCAGCATGTGGATGACCGTTTGAACATCGGTGAACCGCTACGCACCTACCTGCGCCGGCGCGACCTGCCGGAAATCGTGGCTGAGCGCAGCTTGCAGCCACCTTGCTGA
- a CDS encoding FUSC family protein, whose product MPITLQALFAPSSLALKFAIKTLLGGGLALWLAMRWGLEQPSWALMTAFIVAQPLSGMVVQKGLARLAGTLVGTFASVLFIGLFAQTPWLFLLTLALWLALCTAASTQLRSAWAYAFVLAGYTAAIIALPAIDHPLQVFDQAVARCTEICLGIFCATASSALLWPMRVEQQLGGQARQAWQNGLQAASAMLGGEDEARKGLLESLGRIVAIDSQREHAWFEGNRGRQRARAVRGLSQKLIVLLRISRSVRRQWRQLDEREAEHLAPWLNEVRALLGEPDRPSLLLLRQRIWDAAHDEHISPAEHFCLARMALLLDYAMAASQALEDVEAGRAPKDVSQGLAAHRDWSLALLFGSRSALAFLVMSSFWLATAWPSAPGGLVLTCVVCSLFASRENGAQIGLSFLRGIFLAIPVAFLVGQILLPQWSSFAMLCLGMGVPLFLGALGMAHPRTGATATSYCLHFIVLVSPLNAMQFGVATLLNSALAMLVGVSAAVMAFRLLVFRHPAWLGQRLRAATQNDLVRLTRRDLRGADSWFGGRMADRLMLLARHAGELPESERKRWDDGLHGLDIGDELVHLRMCLAVAQAPLGRAEREYLQQVEAVLAKGPAPGRGQRLDAASEQFIGALRRLPSSDPLRLAEGAVLQLQKSWGKWCRWQEEAHGVA is encoded by the coding sequence GTGCCCATCACTCTCCAGGCCCTTTTCGCCCCCAGCAGCCTCGCCCTCAAGTTCGCCATCAAGACCCTGCTCGGTGGTGGCCTGGCGCTGTGGCTGGCGATGCGCTGGGGCCTGGAGCAACCCTCCTGGGCGCTGATGACCGCTTTCATCGTCGCCCAGCCGCTGTCGGGCATGGTGGTACAGAAGGGCTTGGCGCGGCTGGCCGGCACCCTGGTCGGTACGTTTGCATCGGTGCTGTTCATCGGCCTGTTCGCCCAGACCCCATGGTTGTTCCTGCTTACCTTGGCCCTGTGGCTGGCCCTGTGCACCGCCGCGTCCACCCAGCTGCGCAGCGCCTGGGCGTATGCCTTCGTACTGGCTGGCTACACCGCGGCGATCATTGCCCTGCCGGCCATCGACCACCCGTTGCAGGTGTTCGACCAAGCCGTGGCGCGCTGCACCGAGATCTGCCTGGGTATCTTCTGTGCCACCGCCAGCAGTGCCTTGCTCTGGCCCATGCGGGTAGAGCAGCAACTGGGCGGGCAGGCCCGCCAGGCCTGGCAGAACGGTCTACAGGCCGCCAGTGCCATGTTGGGCGGTGAAGACGAGGCGCGCAAAGGCTTGCTGGAAAGCCTGGGGCGTATCGTTGCGATCGACAGCCAACGCGAACACGCCTGGTTCGAAGGCAACCGCGGGCGCCAGCGTGCCCGCGCCGTTCGTGGCCTGAGCCAGAAACTGATAGTGCTGCTGCGCATCTCCCGCTCGGTACGCCGGCAGTGGCGGCAACTGGATGAGCGCGAAGCCGAACACCTGGCGCCCTGGCTGAATGAGGTGCGGGCACTGCTCGGCGAGCCCGACCGGCCCAGCCTGTTGTTGCTGCGCCAGCGCATCTGGGATGCTGCCCACGATGAACATATCAGCCCGGCGGAGCACTTCTGCCTGGCGCGCATGGCGCTGCTGCTGGATTACGCCATGGCCGCCAGCCAGGCGCTGGAGGACGTGGAGGCGGGCAGGGCGCCCAAGGATGTGTCCCAGGGCCTGGCCGCCCACCGCGACTGGTCGCTGGCCTTGTTGTTCGGCTCACGCAGTGCGCTGGCCTTTCTGGTAATGAGCAGTTTCTGGCTGGCCACCGCCTGGCCTTCGGCACCGGGCGGGCTGGTACTGACCTGCGTGGTCTGCAGCCTGTTCGCCAGCCGCGAGAATGGTGCGCAGATCGGCCTGAGCTTTTTACGCGGGATCTTCCTGGCGATACCTGTGGCGTTTCTGGTCGGGCAGATATTGCTGCCGCAATGGAGCAGCTTCGCCATGCTCTGCCTGGGCATGGGCGTGCCGCTGTTTCTCGGGGCGCTGGGCATGGCTCACCCACGCACCGGGGCCACGGCCACCTCCTATTGCCTGCACTTCATCGTGCTGGTGTCGCCGCTCAACGCCATGCAGTTCGGCGTGGCCACCCTGCTCAACAGTGCCTTGGCCATGCTGGTGGGGGTATCTGCTGCGGTGATGGCCTTCCGTTTGTTGGTGTTTCGCCACCCGGCCTGGCTGGGCCAGCGCCTGCGCGCGGCGACCCAGAACGACCTGGTGCGCCTGACCCGGCGCGACCTGCGCGGGGCCGACAGCTGGTTTGGCGGGCGCATGGCCGACCGCCTGATGCTGCTGGCACGGCATGCCGGCGAGTTGCCCGAGAGCGAGCGCAAACGCTGGGACGACGGCCTGCACGGGTTGGATATCGGCGACGAACTGGTGCATCTGCGCATGTGTCTGGCGGTCGCCCAGGCCCCGTTGGGGCGTGCCGAGCGTGAATACCTGCAGCAGGTAGAGGCCGTGCTGGCCAAAGGGCCGGCGCCAGGGCGTGGCCAGCGCCTGGACGCTGCCAGCGAACAGTTCATTGGTGCCTTGCGCCGTCTACCCTCAAGCGATCCGCTGCGCTTGGCCGAAGGGGCGGTGCTGCAATTGCAGAAAAGCTGGGGCAAGTGGTGCCGCTGGCAGGAGGAAGCCCATGGGGTTGCGTGA
- the rapA gene encoding RNA polymerase-associated protein RapA, with product MAQQYQPGQRWISDSEAELGLGTILAQDGRLLTVLYPATGDTRQYSLRNAPLTRVRFSPGDQITHFEGWKLTVREVEDIDGLMVYHGLDGQNQPRTLPETQLSNFIQFRLASDRLFAGQIDPLSWFSLRYNTLQHTSKQMQSALWGLGGCRAQPIAHQLHIAREVADRSAPRVLLADEVGLGKTIEAGLVIHRQLLSGRASRVLILVPENLQHQWLVEMRRRFNLQVALFDAERFIESDASNPFEDAQLALVALEWLVDDEKAQDALFAAGWDLMVVDEAHHLVWHEDQVSAEYGLVEQLAQVIPGVLLLTATPEQLGQDSHFARLRLLDPNRFHDLAAFRAESEHYRPVAEAVQELLDEGRLSPKAHATIQGFLGAEGEALLAAVSDGDTQASARLIRELLDRHGTGRVLFRNTRAAIQGFPERQLHPYPLTTPDQYRELPAGEHAELYPEVAFQAQGEVADDERWWRFDPRVDWLIDTLKMLKRTKVLVICAHAETAMDLEDALRVRSGIPASVFHEGMSILERDRAAAYFADEEFGAQVLICSEIGSEGRNFQFAHHLVMFDLPAHPDLLEQRIGRLDRIGQKHTIQLHVPYLQGSPQERLFQWYHEGLNAFLNTCPTGNALQHQFGPRLLPLLDGDESKAWEALVADARSERERLEAELHTGRDRLLELNSGGAGEGQALVEAILEQDDQFALPIYMETLFDAFGIDSEDHSENALILKPSEKMLDASFPLGDDEGVTITYDRGQALSREDMQFLTWEHPMVQGGMDLVLSGSMGNTAVALIKNKALKPGTVLLELLFVSEVVAPRSLQLGRYLPPAALRCLLDANGNDLASRVAFETLNDQLESVPRASANKFVQAQRDVLAQRIGSGEAKVMPTHVERVAEAQRRLTAEADEELARLVALQAVNPSVRDSEIEALRKQREEGLAMLEKAALRLEAIRVLVAG from the coding sequence ATGGCGCAGCAGTATCAACCGGGGCAACGCTGGATCAGCGACAGCGAAGCCGAGCTCGGCCTGGGTACCATCCTGGCGCAGGATGGCCGCCTGTTGACCGTGCTCTACCCGGCCACTGGCGACACACGCCAGTATTCCCTGCGCAATGCGCCGCTGACCCGCGTGCGCTTCTCGCCAGGTGACCAGATCACCCACTTCGAGGGCTGGAAGCTGACCGTGCGCGAGGTCGAGGACATCGACGGGCTGATGGTGTATCACGGCCTGGACGGGCAGAACCAGCCGCGCACCCTGCCAGAAACCCAGCTGTCGAACTTCATCCAGTTCCGCCTGGCCAGCGACCGCCTGTTCGCCGGGCAGATCGACCCGCTGTCGTGGTTCAGCCTGCGCTACAACACCCTGCAGCACACCAGCAAGCAGATGCAGTCGGCGCTGTGGGGCCTGGGCGGCTGCCGCGCCCAACCTATCGCCCACCAGTTGCACATCGCCCGCGAAGTCGCCGACCGCAGCGCGCCGCGCGTCTTGCTGGCCGACGAAGTGGGCCTGGGTAAAACCATCGAGGCCGGCCTGGTGATCCACCGCCAATTGCTGTCGGGCCGCGCCAGCCGCGTACTGATCCTGGTGCCGGAAAACCTCCAGCACCAGTGGCTGGTGGAAATGCGCCGCCGTTTCAACCTGCAGGTGGCCCTGTTCGACGCCGAACGTTTCATCGAAAGCGACGCCAGCAACCCGTTCGAGGATGCCCAGCTGGCGCTGGTGGCCCTGGAGTGGCTGGTTGACGACGAAAAGGCCCAGGACGCGCTGTTCGCCGCCGGCTGGGACCTGATGGTGGTGGACGAAGCCCATCACCTGGTCTGGCACGAAGACCAGGTCAGCGCCGAATACGGCCTGGTCGAACAGCTGGCCCAGGTAATTCCGGGTGTGCTGCTGCTTACTGCCACCCCCGAACAGCTCGGCCAGGACAGCCACTTCGCCCGCCTGCGCCTGCTCGACCCCAACCGTTTCCACGACCTGGCCGCCTTCCGCGCCGAGAGCGAGCACTATCGCCCGGTGGCCGAAGCCGTACAGGAACTGCTCGACGAAGGCCGCCTGTCGCCCAAGGCGCACGCCACCATCCAGGGCTTCCTGGGTGCCGAAGGCGAAGCCCTGCTGGCGGCGGTCAGCGACGGCGATACCCAGGCCAGCGCGCGCCTGATCCGTGAGCTGCTCGACCGCCACGGCACCGGCCGTGTGCTGTTCCGTAACACCCGCGCAGCAATCCAGGGCTTCCCGGAGCGCCAGCTGCACCCTTACCCACTGACCACGCCCGATCAGTACCGCGAGCTGCCAGCCGGCGAACATGCCGAGCTGTACCCGGAAGTTGCCTTCCAGGCCCAGGGCGAGGTGGCTGACGACGAGCGCTGGTGGCGTTTCGACCCGCGCGTCGACTGGCTGATCGACACCCTGAAGATGCTCAAGCGCACCAAGGTGCTGGTGATCTGCGCCCATGCCGAAACCGCGATGGACCTGGAAGACGCCCTGCGCGTGCGCTCCGGTATCCCGGCCTCGGTGTTCCATGAAGGTATGAGCATTCTCGAGCGCGACCGTGCCGCCGCCTACTTCGCCGACGAAGAGTTCGGCGCGCAGGTGCTGATCTGCTCCGAGATCGGCAGCGAAGGCCGCAATTTCCAGTTTGCCCACCATCTGGTGATGTTCGACCTGCCGGCGCACCCGGACCTGCTCGAACAGCGCATCGGCCGCCTCGATCGTATCGGCCAGAAGCACACCATCCAGCTGCATGTCCCGTACCTGCAGGGCAGCCCGCAAGAGCGCCTGTTCCAGTGGTACCACGAAGGCCTCAATGCTTTCCTCAACACCTGCCCAACCGGCAACGCCCTGCAGCACCAGTTCGGCCCGCGCCTGCTGCCGCTGCTCGACGGCGACGAAAGCAAGGCCTGGGAAGCCCTGGTGGCCGACGCCCGCAGCGAGCGCGAGCGCCTGGAGGCGGAACTGCATACCGGCCGTGACCGCCTGCTGGAGCTCAACTCCGGCGGTGCCGGCGAAGGCCAGGCGTTGGTCGAGGCCATTCTCGAACAGGACGACCAGTTCGCCCTGCCGATCTACATGGAAACCCTGTTCGACGCCTTCGGCATCGACAGCGAAGACCATTCCGAGAACGCCCTGATCCTCAAACCGAGCGAGAAGATGCTCGACGCCAGCTTCCCGCTGGGCGACGACGAAGGCGTGACCATCACCTACGACCGTGGCCAGGCGCTGTCGCGCGAGGACATGCAGTTCCTTACCTGGGAACACCCGATGGTGCAAGGCGGCATGGACCTGGTGCTGTCCGGCTCGATGGGCAACACCGCCGTGGCGCTGATCAAGAACAAGGCGCTCAAACCCGGTACCGTGCTGCTTGAACTGCTGTTCGTCAGCGAAGTGGTGGCACCGCGCAGCCTGCAGCTGGGCCGTTACCTGCCACCGGCGGCTTTGCGTTGCCTGCTCGATGCCAACGGCAACGACCTGGCGTCCCGCGTGGCCTTCGAAACCCTCAACGACCAGCTGGAAAGCGTGCCGCGCGCCAGCGCCAACAAGTTCGTCCAGGCCCAGCGTGACGTGCTGGCCCAGCGCATCGGCAGTGGCGAGGCCAAGGTCATGCCGACCCACGTGGAGCGCGTGGCCGAGGCCCAGCGCCGGCTGACCGCGGAAGCCGACGAAGAGCTGGCCCGCCTGGTCGCGCTGCAAGCGGTCAACCCGAGCGTGCGCGATAGCGAGATCGAAGCGCTGCGCAAGCAGCGCGAAGAAGGCCTGGCGATGCTGGAAAAGGCCGCCCTGCGCCTGGAAGCCATTCGCGTACTGGTGGCTGGCTGA
- a CDS encoding DUF1656 domain-containing protein codes for MGLREWEAGGVLFSPFLVYVLMALVLTGLLRLVVQATPLGRWIWHEALFDAALFVCVLFLVVRLLGTL; via the coding sequence ATGGGGTTGCGTGAGTGGGAAGCAGGCGGCGTACTGTTCAGTCCCTTCCTGGTTTATGTGTTGATGGCGCTGGTGCTGACCGGGTTGCTGCGTCTGGTGGTGCAGGCCACGCCGTTGGGGCGCTGGATCTGGCATGAGGCGCTGTTCGACGCGGCGCTGTTCGTTTGTGTGTTGTTCCTGGTAGTGCGACTGCTGGGAACCTTGTGA
- a CDS encoding EAL domain-containing protein, giving the protein MARTANPPPASPAPRFQVRRLIAGFSAIFGLVCLVILGALFNIAATLDHQERQRSASQATKALEQRLLASRQFLSSYAVWDAAFEHLAGQADWKWAYEEKNVGESLYSASGYEGVFVVEDARTTYALFKGKPTQASADTYIDAALQPIIDQARAAAAPREQITRFVLFNGWPAVLSAAAVRPDRDVTDSEVSKAPVMLFVDQLTEDKLAQLSSGAGLTGMHVEKNDVGEHDHLRLDLGDTGYHLSWSSPLPGHQLLRAVLPPLAGALLILGLIMLYLFRHALRSSRAIDRTLADLQQSNRALEASEQRFRAVAESASDWIWETDRQQRLTYLSQRFVNVTGYAVDDWLGQPLNQLLACDTTPLSPWLDALAAADPQQLANLRCTYRDQNGQNRYCRISARAIWFDDKPVGYRGTASDITDEVDAHARIQHLSLHDPLTGLANRNKLARHLEQALLRGNDSPPLTLLLLDLDNFKPINDSLGHAAGDAVLQEVATRLRDSTRDGDMVARLGGDEFLLVLGGMDNRSEIDRFCARLISLLQQPIVFDSQPLHVGASIGVAQTRTQGFDAGELIRCADIALYQAKADGKNTWRYFAAEMNQQIQYRRQLENDLRRALRNQEFELYYQPRYRLSDLRIVAVEALVRWRHPQEGLLAPDTFIPLAEQSDIIVALGRWVLREACRTAHDWPADVLVSVNLSPAQFLRSDVVADVREILLETAFPAQRLELEITENVMLNDIEGALGTMLSLKELGVRLNMDDFGTGYSSLGYLRTYPFDSIKIDKRFIGGLSNTGGSDRAVVQAIINLGEAMGLTVTAEGVESEQQLRALANDHCHEVQGYYMSRPLDSAGLAALLQQTSQRSAPHP; this is encoded by the coding sequence ATGGCCAGGACCGCCAACCCTCCACCCGCCAGCCCTGCACCACGCTTCCAGGTGCGTCGCCTCATTGCCGGTTTCAGCGCAATTTTCGGCCTGGTCTGCCTGGTCATCCTCGGCGCCCTGTTCAATATCGCGGCCACTCTCGACCACCAGGAGCGCCAGCGCAGTGCCTCGCAGGCGACCAAGGCGCTGGAACAGCGGTTGCTCGCCTCGCGCCAGTTTCTGTCCAGCTACGCCGTTTGGGATGCGGCTTTCGAGCACCTGGCGGGCCAGGCCGACTGGAAATGGGCCTACGAAGAAAAGAACGTGGGCGAATCGCTGTACAGCGCCAGCGGCTATGAAGGGGTGTTCGTGGTGGAGGATGCACGCACCACGTATGCCCTGTTCAAGGGCAAGCCTACCCAGGCATCGGCCGATACCTATATTGATGCGGCACTTCAGCCAATCATCGACCAGGCCCGGGCGGCGGCGGCCCCACGTGAACAGATCACCCGTTTTGTCCTGTTCAACGGTTGGCCGGCCGTGCTCAGTGCCGCGGCGGTGCGCCCTGATCGGGATGTCACCGACAGCGAGGTGAGCAAGGCGCCGGTAATGCTTTTCGTCGACCAGCTCACCGAGGACAAGCTGGCACAGCTGAGCAGCGGTGCAGGCCTTACCGGCATGCACGTGGAAAAAAATGATGTGGGTGAGCACGACCACTTGCGCCTCGACCTCGGCGATACCGGCTACCACCTGTCCTGGAGCAGCCCGCTACCCGGGCATCAGTTGTTGCGGGCGGTATTGCCCCCACTGGCAGGTGCCTTGCTGATACTCGGTCTGATCATGCTGTACCTGTTCCGCCATGCGTTGCGCAGTTCGCGGGCGATCGACCGTACGCTCGCCGATCTGCAGCAGAGCAACCGGGCGCTGGAGGCCAGCGAGCAACGTTTTCGCGCGGTGGCCGAGTCGGCCTCCGACTGGATCTGGGAAACCGACCGGCAACAACGCCTGACCTACCTTTCTCAACGCTTTGTCAACGTCACCGGCTACGCGGTGGACGACTGGCTCGGCCAGCCGCTCAATCAGTTGCTGGCCTGCGACACCACGCCGCTTTCGCCGTGGCTGGATGCCCTGGCCGCGGCCGACCCGCAACAACTGGCCAACCTGCGCTGCACCTACCGCGACCAGAATGGCCAGAACCGTTACTGCCGGATTTCGGCCCGCGCCATCTGGTTCGACGACAAGCCCGTGGGTTATCGCGGCACCGCCAGCGATATCACCGACGAAGTCGACGCCCATGCGCGCATACAGCACCTGTCGCTGCACGACCCGCTGACCGGGCTGGCCAACCGCAACAAGCTCGCCCGGCACCTCGAGCAGGCACTGTTGCGCGGCAACGATTCGCCGCCACTGACCCTGCTGCTACTGGACCTGGACAACTTCAAGCCGATCAACGACTCCCTCGGCCACGCCGCCGGTGACGCCGTGCTGCAGGAGGTAGCAACACGCCTGCGCGACAGCACACGCGATGGCGACATGGTCGCGCGCCTGGGCGGCGACGAGTTTTTGCTGGTGCTCGGCGGCATGGACAACCGCAGCGAGATCGACCGTTTCTGTGCGCGCCTGATCAGCCTGCTGCAGCAACCGATCGTCTTCGATAGCCAGCCCCTGCACGTTGGCGCCAGCATCGGTGTCGCCCAGACCCGCACCCAGGGCTTCGATGCCGGGGAACTGATCCGCTGCGCCGATATCGCCCTGTACCAGGCCAAGGCCGACGGCAAGAACACCTGGCGCTATTTCGCTGCCGAAATGAACCAGCAGATCCAGTACCGCCGTCAACTGGAGAACGACCTGCGGCGGGCCCTGCGCAACCAGGAATTCGAACTGTACTATCAGCCGCGCTACCGCCTCAGCGACTTGCGCATCGTCGCGGTCGAGGCCTTGGTGCGCTGGCGACATCCGCAGGAGGGGTTGCTGGCGCCGGATACCTTCATCCCGTTGGCCGAGCAGAGCGACATCATTGTGGCGCTGGGCCGCTGGGTGCTGCGCGAAGCCTGCCGCACTGCCCACGACTGGCCCGCCGACGTGCTGGTTTCGGTGAACCTTTCGCCTGCGCAATTCCTGCGCAGCGATGTGGTGGCCGATGTGCGCGAGATCCTGCTGGAAACCGCCTTCCCTGCCCAGCGCCTGGAGCTGGAAATTACCGAGAACGTGATGCTCAACGATATTGAAGGCGCGCTGGGCACCATGTTGTCGCTCAAGGAGCTGGGCGTGCGCCTGAACATGGACGACTTCGGCACCGGCTACTCGTCGCTGGGCTACCTGCGTACCTACCCGTTCGACAGCATCAAGATCGACAAGCGCTTCATCGGCGGGCTGAGCAACACAGGCGGCAGCGACCGCGCCGTGGTCCAGGCCATCATCAATCTGGGCGAAGCGATGGGGCTGACGGTCACGGCCGAAGGGGTGGAGAGCGAGCAGCAGCTCAGGGCACTGGCAAATGACCATTGCCACGAAGTGCAGGGCTACTACATGAGCCGGCCGCTGGACAGTGCCGGGCTCGCGGCGTTGTTGCAGCAAACATCCCAGCGCTCGGCACCTCACCCGTAG